From Schistocerca americana isolate TAMUIC-IGC-003095 chromosome 9, iqSchAmer2.1, whole genome shotgun sequence, the proteins below share one genomic window:
- the LOC124551277 gene encoding piggyBac transposable element-derived protein 3-like codes for MVPFSGKCGFVTYVPSKPNPLGLKCFVLAAPDGLVLDFMFHAGSGTVSAEDMKEYGLSAAVVKMMTESVPRDNQHCVYTDRFFTSVKSVDMLLGRKIYQTGTVMKNRLGPIVKKLKNDMLFQRGEWEEWVREDDKICLIKWKDNRSVLILSSCVGSSPPTTCKRWSREHKKKIDVPQPVAVKLYNENMGGVDLCDRFLSYYRCYIHTSKWPVRMFNHFIHLMIVNCWVMYHRWCSENEIPKQRRLSLMDYKMHVGKAMINYEYVEPVARRRGRPSVVNSSDSEDVDDVQNMDKTPRRVLSQPTAKVRFDNVVHLPKLVEAKNASKYRNHGCSSKTRVICIKCEMYLCVMKNNCIEAYHKK; via the coding sequence ATGGTGCCATTTTCTGGTAAATGTGGCTTTGTGACTTACGTACCATCAAAACCTAATCCATTAGGTTTAAAATGCTTCGTTCTGGCTGCACCTGATGGCCTTGTGTTAGACTTCATGTTTCATGCTGGGTCAGGTACTGTGTCAGCTGAAGATATGAAAGAATATGGTCTCAGTGCAGCAGTTGTTAAGATGATGACAGAAAGTGTTCCTAGAGACAACCAGCATTGTGTATACACTGATAGATTTTTCACAAGTGTAAAATCTGTAGACATGTTGCTGGGAAGGAAAATTTATCAGACAGGTACAGTTATGAAGAACAGGTTGGGTCCAatagtgaagaaactgaaaaatgacatGCTATTTCAAAGGGGGGAATGGGAAGAATGGGTTAGGGAAGATGATAAAATTTGTCTTATTAAGTGGAAAGACAACAGAAGTGTCCTAATACTCTCATCATGTGTTGGAAGCAGCCCTCCAACCACATGTAAGAGGTGGTCAAGAGAACACAAAAAGAAGATAGATGTTCCTCAGCCAGTGGCAGTGAAGCTTTACAATGAAAACATGGGAGGTGTTGATCTCTGTGATAGATTTTTGTCATATTACAGATGCTACATTCACACATCAAAATGGCCTGTAAGAATGTTTAACCATTTTATACATCTCATGATTGTCAATTGTTGGGTGATGTACCACAGATGGTGCTCAGAAAATGAAATACCCAAACAAAGAAGGTTGTCACTGATGGATTACAAAATGCACGTAGGCAAAGCTATGATTAATTACGAATATGTTGAGCCTGTAGCTAGAAGAAGAGGACGCCCTTCAGTAGTCAATTCCTCCGATAGTGAAGATGTAGATGATGTACAAAATATGGATAAAACGCCAAGAAGAGTTCTGTCACAACCAACTGCAAAAGTTAGGTTTGACAATGTAGTCCATTTACCAAAATTAGTTGAGGCAAAGAATGCCTCAAAATACAGGAATCATGGCTGCAGTTCCAAGACAAGGGTCATCTGCATCAAATGTGAAATGTATTTGTGTGTCATGAAAAATAATTGTATTGAAGCCTATCACAAAAAGTAA